In Agrobacterium sp. RAC06, a single window of DNA contains:
- the leuC gene encoding 3-isopropylmalate dehydratase large subunit — protein sequence MSAPRTLYDKIWDDHVVDRQDDGTCLLYIDRHLVHEVTSPQAFEGLRMAGRKVRAPQKTLAVVDHNVPTSPDRHLGIKNEESRIQVEALATNAAEFGVEYYSASDKRQGIVHIVGPEQGFTLPGMTIVCGDSHTSTHGAFGALAHGIGTSEVEHVLATQTLIQKKAKNMLVRVDGKLPEGVTAKDIILAIIGEIGTAGGTGHVIEFAGEAIEALSMEGRMTVCNMTIEGGARAGLIAPDEKTFEYIKDKPRAPKGEALEQALAYWKTLKSDEGAHFDRVVVLDAANLPPIVSWGSSPEDVVSVEGVVPNPDEIADENKRTSKWRALDYMGLKPGTKITDIAVDRVFIGSCTNGRIEDLREVAKVVEGKTVASTVSAMIVPGSGLVKEQAEAEGLDKIFKAAGFDWREPGCSMCLAMNDDRLKPGERCASTSNRNFEGRQGFKGRTHLVSPAMAAAAAVAGHFVDIRSFK from the coding sequence ATGAGCGCACCTCGCACCCTTTACGACAAGATCTGGGATGACCACGTCGTCGATCGTCAGGACGACGGCACCTGTCTTCTCTATATCGACCGTCACCTCGTGCATGAAGTGACGAGCCCGCAGGCCTTCGAGGGTCTGCGCATGGCAGGCCGCAAGGTCCGCGCCCCGCAGAAGACGCTGGCAGTCGTCGACCACAATGTCCCGACCTCGCCGGACCGCCACCTCGGCATCAAGAACGAGGAAAGCCGCATCCAGGTCGAGGCGCTTGCCACCAACGCAGCCGAATTCGGCGTCGAATACTACTCGGCTTCCGACAAGCGTCAGGGCATCGTGCACATTGTCGGTCCGGAACAGGGCTTTACCCTGCCGGGCATGACCATCGTCTGCGGTGACAGCCATACCTCGACGCATGGCGCTTTCGGTGCACTCGCGCATGGCATCGGCACGTCCGAGGTCGAGCACGTGCTCGCCACCCAGACGCTGATCCAGAAGAAGGCGAAGAACATGCTGGTGCGCGTCGACGGGAAGTTGCCCGAAGGCGTCACGGCCAAGGACATCATCCTCGCCATCATCGGCGAGATCGGCACGGCCGGCGGCACCGGCCACGTCATCGAGTTCGCTGGCGAAGCGATCGAAGCCCTGTCGATGGAAGGCCGTATGACCGTCTGCAACATGACGATCGAAGGCGGTGCCCGCGCCGGTCTCATCGCGCCTGACGAAAAGACCTTCGAATACATCAAGGACAAGCCGCGCGCGCCCAAGGGCGAAGCCCTCGAGCAGGCGCTTGCCTACTGGAAGACGCTGAAGTCCGACGAAGGCGCGCATTTCGATCGCGTCGTCGTGCTCGATGCGGCGAACCTGCCGCCGATCGTTTCCTGGGGCTCTTCGCCGGAAGACGTCGTCTCCGTCGAAGGCGTCGTTCCCAACCCGGATGAGATCGCGGATGAAAACAAGCGCACCTCCAAATGGCGTGCACTCGACTACATGGGCCTGAAGCCGGGCACCAAGATCACTGATATCGCGGTTGATCGCGTTTTCATCGGCTCCTGCACCAATGGCCGCATCGAGGACCTGCGCGAAGTGGCCAAGGTCGTCGAAGGCAAGACGGTCGCCTCGACTGTTTCCGCCATGATCGTTCCGGGCTCTGGCCTCGTTAAGGAACAGGCGGAAGCCGAAGGCCTCGACAAGATCTTCAAGGCTGCCGGCTTCGACTGGCGCGAGCCGGGCTGCTCCATGTGCCTCGCCATGAACGACGACCGCCTGAAGCCGGGCGAGCGTTGCGCCTCGACCTCGAACCGCAACTTCGAAGGCCGCCAGGGCTTCAAGGGCCGTACCCACCTGGTATCGCCGGCCATGGCAGCCGCAGCCGCCGTTGCCGGCCACTTCGTCGACATCCGCAGCTTCAAGTAA
- a CDS encoding amino acid ABC transporter permease translates to MAFQTLPQGDQKGDRPWWLIAFLVLAAALAGVIFVSDLYAQVFNTVAKGLWVTIFVTLIGFTLATALGLLIALMGMSDSLVLRQIARFYVEVVRGIPIIVLLFYIAFVGAPGFVALYNLVTSPLVSAGLAEPMVVRDISLMWRAIIALMIGYSAFIAEIFRAGIQSIDKGQIEAAKALGLSRGQRFRLVVFPQAIRVIFPPLSNDFVAMVKDSSLVSVLGVADITQMGKVYASGSFRFFETYSIVAYVYLVLTIGLSILLRGFEQRMRERRG, encoded by the coding sequence ATGGCATTTCAGACCCTTCCCCAGGGTGACCAGAAAGGCGATCGGCCCTGGTGGCTGATCGCCTTCCTTGTGCTGGCGGCAGCCCTTGCTGGCGTCATCTTCGTCAGCGACCTCTATGCCCAGGTCTTCAACACGGTGGCCAAGGGGCTCTGGGTGACGATCTTCGTCACGCTGATCGGCTTTACCCTGGCGACGGCGCTTGGCCTGCTGATTGCACTCATGGGAATGTCGGACAGCCTTGTCCTGCGCCAGATTGCCCGTTTCTACGTCGAAGTCGTGCGCGGCATTCCGATCATCGTCTTGCTCTTCTACATCGCCTTTGTCGGTGCGCCCGGCTTCGTCGCGCTCTACAACCTCGTAACGTCACCCCTCGTATCGGCGGGCCTTGCCGAGCCGATGGTGGTGCGTGACATCTCCCTGATGTGGCGTGCGATCATTGCGCTGATGATCGGCTATTCGGCCTTCATCGCCGAAATCTTCCGCGCCGGGATCCAGTCGATCGACAAGGGTCAGATCGAGGCGGCCAAGGCGCTTGGCTTGAGCCGCGGCCAGCGCTTTCGTCTGGTGGTCTTTCCTCAGGCGATCCGCGTCATCTTCCCACCTCTGTCGAACGACTTCGTGGCCATGGTGAAGGATTCATCCCTCGTTTCGGTCCTCGGGGTTGCCGACATCACCCAGATGGGCAAGGTCTACGCCTCCGGCTCGTTTCGCTTCTTCGAGACCTATTCAATCGTGGCCTATGTCTATCTGGTGCTCACAATCGGCCTGTCGATCCTCCTGCGAGGTTTTGAACAGCGCATGAGGGAGCGTCGCGGATGA
- the ppk2 gene encoding polyphosphate kinase 2, with the protein MNEEIHRIKTELLDSFDEELEQQLEEDRLDQLVADGMSEPMIDRKIYFRELFRLQHELVRLQDWVQYKKLKVVVLFEGRDSAGKGGAIKRVTQRLNPRVCRVVALPAPTERERSQWYFQRYVQHLPMAGEMVLFDRSWYNRAGVERVMGFCTPDELEEFFRSVPEFERMLVRSGIILVKYWFSITDEEQEFRFRMRINDPLKQWKLSPMDLESRVHWESYTRAKEEMLERTHIPEAPWWVVQAVDKKKARLNMIAHLLKQVPYEHVPKETIELPARVRNEDYIRHPVPADMYVPETY; encoded by the coding sequence ATGAACGAAGAGATCCACCGCATCAAGACCGAACTCCTCGACAGCTTCGACGAGGAGCTGGAGCAGCAGCTGGAGGAGGATCGTCTCGACCAGCTCGTCGCCGACGGCATGTCAGAGCCGATGATCGACCGGAAGATCTACTTTCGCGAACTCTTTCGCCTCCAGCACGAGCTGGTTCGCCTGCAGGACTGGGTTCAATACAAGAAGCTGAAAGTGGTCGTGCTGTTCGAGGGCCGTGATTCGGCTGGCAAAGGCGGTGCGATCAAACGCGTGACCCAGCGGCTCAACCCGCGCGTCTGCCGGGTCGTCGCCCTGCCGGCGCCGACCGAGCGCGAGCGCAGCCAATGGTACTTCCAGCGCTATGTGCAGCATCTGCCGATGGCGGGTGAAATGGTGCTGTTCGACCGCTCCTGGTACAATCGCGCCGGTGTCGAGCGGGTCATGGGTTTCTGCACGCCGGACGAGCTCGAAGAGTTCTTCCGCTCCGTCCCGGAATTCGAACGCATGCTGGTGCGCTCTGGCATCATCCTCGTCAAATACTGGTTCTCGATCACCGACGAGGAGCAGGAATTCCGCTTCCGGATGCGGATCAACGATCCCCTGAAGCAGTGGAAGCTCTCGCCGATGGATCTCGAAAGCCGGGTACACTGGGAAAGCTATACCCGCGCCAAGGAAGAGATGCTGGAGCGCACGCATATCCCGGAGGCACCCTGGTGGGTCGTCCAGGCCGTCGACAAGAAGAAGGCGCGTCTCAACATGATCGCGCATCTGCTGAAGCAAGTGCCTTACGAGCATGTGCCGAAGGAAACGATCGAGCTTCCCGCGCGGGTGCGCAATGAGGACTATATCCGCCATCCCGTGCCGGCGGACATGTATGTCCCTGAAACCTATTGA
- a CDS encoding aldo/keto reductase has translation MTDQTHIALNDGARIPQVGLGVWQTPNDEAAPAVKAALSAGYRHVDTAAVYENEEGVGEGIRQSGIDRSEIYLTTKLWNTEQGYEQTLKAFDASLKRLGTDYVDLYLIHWPSAHRGLFVDTWKAFVKLKEEGRAKSIGVSNFYPEHIEKIIAETGVTPVINQIELHPDFQQREARAFHEKHGIATQSWSPLGQGKLLGHSAIADIAAKLGRTPAQVIIRWHIDNGLVVIPKSVTPSRISENFKVFDFKLSAEDLDTLNGLDDAGARIGPDPKTATF, from the coding sequence ATGACAGACCAAACGCATATTGCCCTGAACGACGGCGCCCGCATCCCCCAGGTGGGGCTGGGCGTCTGGCAGACCCCGAACGACGAAGCGGCTCCGGCCGTCAAGGCCGCGCTGTCGGCCGGCTATCGCCATGTCGACACGGCCGCTGTCTATGAAAATGAAGAAGGCGTCGGGGAAGGCATCCGCCAGTCCGGGATCGACCGGTCGGAAATCTATCTCACGACCAAGCTCTGGAACACCGAACAAGGCTACGAGCAGACGCTGAAAGCCTTCGATGCCAGCCTGAAGCGGCTGGGAACCGATTATGTCGACCTCTATCTCATCCATTGGCCTTCGGCTCATCGTGGCCTCTTCGTCGACACCTGGAAGGCATTCGTGAAGCTGAAGGAAGAAGGACGCGCAAAGTCCATCGGCGTGTCCAACTTCTATCCGGAGCACATCGAGAAGATCATCGCCGAGACGGGCGTAACCCCGGTCATCAACCAGATCGAACTTCATCCGGACTTCCAGCAGCGCGAGGCGCGCGCCTTCCATGAGAAGCATGGCATTGCGACGCAATCCTGGAGCCCGCTGGGCCAAGGCAAGCTGCTCGGTCATTCTGCCATTGCCGATATCGCCGCCAAGCTCGGTCGCACGCCGGCTCAGGTCATCATCCGCTGGCACATTGACAATGGTCTTGTGGTCATTCCGAAATCGGTCACGCCGTCGCGGATCAGCGAGAACTTCAAGGTCTTCGACTTCAAATTGTCGGCGGAAGATCTGGATACGTTGAACGGTCTCGACGATGCGGGCGCCCGTATCGGACCGGATCCCAAGACGGCAACCTTCTGA
- a CDS encoding L,D-transpeptidase family protein — protein MARSAVKRLLVRPAPGNQRQAILQAGSLVFRAALGRGGRTSRKREGDGATPIAVMPLLFAYRRGDRGPWPSTLLSMRRSSSDMLWCDAVGDPNYNRPVRAPFKPSHETLQRTDELYDVCIVLDWNLRSRKRRCGSAIFFHIARPGYTPTEGCVAISPRDMRRLLPHLGPSTTLQVL, from the coding sequence ATCGCACGCTCAGCAGTCAAACGACTGTTGGTCCGCCCCGCTCCCGGCAATCAAAGACAGGCTATTCTTCAGGCGGGATCATTGGTCTTTCGAGCGGCCCTCGGGCGCGGCGGCCGCACCAGTCGCAAGCGTGAGGGTGATGGCGCGACACCGATCGCGGTCATGCCTCTGCTCTTTGCCTATCGCCGGGGTGACCGAGGGCCATGGCCCTCCACCCTCTTGAGCATGCGCCGATCATCATCCGACATGCTCTGGTGCGACGCAGTCGGCGACCCGAATTACAATCGCCCCGTCCGCGCACCCTTCAAACCCAGTCATGAAACACTGCAGCGGACCGACGAGCTGTATGACGTCTGCATCGTGCTCGACTGGAACCTGCGAAGCCGCAAGCGCAGATGTGGCTCTGCAATCTTCTTTCACATCGCAAGACCCGGTTACACACCGACAGAGGGCTGCGTCGCCATCAGTCCTCGGGATATGCGGCGCCTGCTCCCTCATCTCGGTCCCAGCACCACGCTTCAGGTTCTTTGA
- a CDS encoding response regulator transcription factor: MTTRTILLVDDDDDLRQILVEQLSLYEEFALMQESNATRAMQTAKSAQIDLMIMDVGLPDMDGREAVKLLRKGGFKSPVIMLTGHDTDSDTILGLEAGANDYVTKPFRFAVLLARIRAQLRQFEQSEDATFGVGPYLFKPSQKLLTTEDGKKIRLTEKESAIIRYLYRAGQKVVTRDVLLEEVWGYNSGVTTHTLETHVYRLRQKIERDPSNAEILVTENGGYKIVP; encoded by the coding sequence ATGACGACGCGGACCATTCTGCTTGTAGATGATGACGACGATCTGAGGCAGATCCTGGTCGAGCAGCTCTCGCTCTACGAAGAGTTTGCGCTCATGCAGGAAAGCAATGCGACCCGCGCCATGCAGACGGCAAAATCCGCCCAGATCGATCTGATGATCATGGATGTCGGGCTGCCGGACATGGATGGCCGCGAAGCGGTCAAGCTCCTGCGCAAGGGCGGTTTCAAGTCTCCGGTGATCATGCTGACGGGTCACGACACGGATTCCGATACCATCCTCGGCCTCGAAGCGGGTGCCAATGATTATGTTACAAAGCCGTTCCGCTTCGCCGTTCTGCTCGCCCGTATCCGCGCGCAATTGCGCCAGTTCGAGCAGAGCGAGGACGCGACGTTCGGGGTCGGTCCCTATCTCTTCAAGCCGAGCCAGAAACTGCTGACGACCGAAGACGGCAAGAAGATCCGCCTGACGGAAAAGGAATCGGCAATCATCCGCTACCTCTATCGTGCCGGCCAGAAAGTGGTGACGCGCGATGTTCTGCTCGAAGAGGTCTGGGGTTACAATTCCGGCGTGACGACCCATACGCTCGAAACCCATGTCTACCGGCTTCGCCAGAAGATCGAGCGCGATCCCTCGAATGCCGAAATCCTGGTCACCGAAAACGGCGGCTACAAGATCGTTCCCTGA
- a CDS encoding glycosyl transferase family 90, translated as MKLPSLGGTATTINRVRYYATGIARHALPREWFLQRSKSILRDLEDAPELDELVRRANYCNKLGHGAAKPGVRLDAVDRGRSRYYFDLDEYLRYFPTQLKVNYLFGDVTWVPNAPSLVKSRPTDGENGNSVLLNLDKLRHFRLCYDDTRWEKKKPMAVWRGALNNPLRSELLRRHHESAFADVGHVGDTKEGFRSKGFLSPQDQMGYRYILSIEGFDVATNLKWIMASGSVCVMPKGRYETWFMEGGLIPDRHFVEVRPDFSDLEDKIAALERDPLWAQDIVANANAYVASFCDRKTERKISLLVLQKYFEATGQLPPSAFSHLFFQQTREFQPG; from the coding sequence ATGAAGCTCCCTTCACTTGGCGGCACAGCGACGACCATCAACCGGGTCCGCTATTATGCGACGGGAATTGCCCGTCACGCGTTGCCGAGGGAGTGGTTTCTACAAAGAAGCAAGTCGATCCTGCGCGATCTGGAAGACGCGCCGGAACTCGATGAACTCGTTCGGCGCGCGAATTACTGCAACAAGTTGGGTCACGGTGCCGCAAAACCGGGTGTGAGGCTTGATGCAGTCGATCGAGGCCGGAGCCGCTACTACTTCGATCTGGACGAGTATCTGCGCTACTTTCCCACCCAACTGAAGGTCAACTATCTCTTCGGTGACGTGACCTGGGTTCCGAACGCGCCTAGCCTTGTCAAAAGTCGCCCGACTGACGGGGAGAACGGAAACTCCGTGCTTCTGAACCTCGACAAGCTCAGGCATTTCCGGCTGTGCTACGATGACACGCGCTGGGAGAAGAAGAAGCCCATGGCCGTGTGGCGCGGAGCGCTCAACAATCCGCTGCGCTCTGAACTGCTCCGCCGGCATCATGAGAGCGCGTTTGCCGATGTCGGCCATGTCGGGGACACCAAGGAGGGCTTCAGGTCAAAAGGATTTCTGAGCCCGCAGGACCAGATGGGTTATCGCTATATCCTGTCCATCGAGGGCTTCGATGTCGCCACCAACCTGAAATGGATCATGGCCTCCGGCAGTGTTTGCGTGATGCCGAAGGGGCGCTACGAGACATGGTTCATGGAAGGCGGCCTGATCCCCGACCGCCACTTCGTCGAGGTGCGCCCCGATTTCAGCGACCTAGAAGACAAGATTGCGGCGCTTGAACGGGATCCGCTTTGGGCACAGGACATCGTGGCGAACGCCAATGCGTATGTTGCCTCGTTCTGCGATCGAAAGACCGAGCGCAAGATCTCCCTGCTGGTGCTCCAGAAATATTTCGAAGCGACGGGACAGCTTCCCCCGTCAGCCTTCAGCCACCTTTTCTTTCAGCAGACGCGCGAATTTCAGCCTGGATGA
- a CDS encoding transporter substrate-binding domain-containing protein, which translates to MLFRRAVLAGLSALALLPLSAHATELPDLGGKTVVVVTENAYPPLQFVDPKSGQQIGWEYDAMNEIAKRLNFTVEYQNTSWDAMIQAVSDNQFEIGMTGITIKEDRKEKVDFSDPYMRSEQFMLVRGDESRFTDGKSFAAVEDGLVGAQPGTTPFYTAVYEILDGNEQNPRIKLFETFGATVQALKTGDVDVVLTDGTAGKGYVDASNGGLKLVGGPLGSEDFGFIFPKGSELVAPVNAAIAAMKADGTIETLNKKWFLDYKMGE; encoded by the coding sequence ATGCTGTTTCGCCGCGCTGTCCTTGCCGGTCTCTCCGCTCTTGCCCTGCTGCCTCTTTCGGCCCATGCAACCGAACTGCCGGATCTCGGCGGCAAGACGGTCGTCGTGGTGACGGAAAATGCCTATCCACCGCTGCAGTTTGTCGACCCGAAATCGGGTCAGCAGATCGGCTGGGAATATGATGCGATGAACGAGATCGCCAAGCGGCTGAATTTCACCGTCGAGTATCAGAACACCTCCTGGGATGCGATGATTCAGGCCGTGTCGGACAACCAGTTTGAGATCGGCATGACCGGCATCACCATCAAGGAAGACCGCAAGGAGAAGGTCGATTTCTCCGACCCTTACATGCGCTCCGAGCAGTTCATGCTGGTTCGCGGTGACGAGAGCCGGTTTACCGACGGCAAGAGCTTCGCCGCCGTTGAAGACGGTCTTGTTGGCGCACAGCCGGGCACGACCCCCTTCTACACGGCCGTTTATGAGATCCTCGACGGCAACGAGCAGAACCCGCGCATCAAGCTGTTCGAAACCTTCGGCGCGACCGTCCAGGCACTGAAGACCGGTGACGTTGACGTGGTGCTGACGGACGGCACCGCCGGCAAGGGCTATGTCGATGCCTCGAATGGCGGGCTGAAGCTCGTCGGTGGCCCGCTCGGTTCGGAAGACTTCGGCTTCATCTTCCCGAAGGGCTCCGAACTCGTCGCTCCCGTCAATGCTGCGATCGCCGCGATGAAGGCCGACGGCACCATCGAGACGCTGAACAAGAAGTGGTTCCTAGACTACAAGATGGGCGAATGA
- a CDS encoding exodeoxyribonuclease III, translating to MTLAITTWNINSVRLRLPIVQDFLKRENPDILCLQEIKCQNDQFPAAEIAELGYSNIVIHGQKGYHGVAICSKLPLAEDHRQDYCGVGDSRHISAVFEWAGRRIRLHNFYVPAGGDEPNREINPKFGHKLDFIEEMKALSAEAEPNTGSILVGDLNIAPLEHDVWSHKQMLKIVSHTPVETEGLLDIMRQGKWVDLMRQHVPASEKLYTWWSYRAKDWAAADRGRRLDHIWSSADLAPLLSRVDILKEARGWNQPSDHVPVTARFQNP from the coding sequence ATGACACTCGCAATCACGACCTGGAACATCAACTCGGTGCGTCTGCGCCTGCCGATCGTCCAGGACTTCCTCAAGCGTGAAAATCCCGACATCCTGTGCCTGCAGGAAATCAAGTGCCAGAACGACCAGTTCCCGGCAGCGGAGATCGCAGAACTCGGCTATTCCAACATCGTGATCCATGGGCAGAAGGGCTACCACGGGGTGGCAATCTGCTCGAAACTGCCCTTGGCGGAGGACCACCGGCAGGATTACTGCGGCGTCGGCGACAGCCGGCACATCTCGGCAGTCTTCGAATGGGCCGGACGGCGGATCCGCCTGCACAATTTCTATGTGCCGGCCGGCGGCGACGAGCCGAACCGCGAGATCAACCCGAAATTCGGGCACAAGCTCGACTTCATCGAAGAGATGAAGGCCCTGTCCGCCGAGGCGGAACCGAACACGGGCTCCATTCTGGTCGGCGATCTCAACATTGCGCCGCTCGAACACGATGTCTGGTCTCACAAGCAGATGCTCAAGATCGTCAGCCATACGCCGGTTGAGACCGAAGGCTTGCTCGACATCATGCGTCAGGGCAAATGGGTCGACCTGATGCGCCAGCACGTACCGGCTTCGGAAAAGCTCTACACCTGGTGGAGCTATCGGGCGAAGGATTGGGCCGCAGCGGACCGAGGCCGCCGTCTCGATCACATCTGGTCGTCTGCGGATCTCGCGCCACTTCTGTCGCGCGTCGATATCCTCAAGGAAGCGCGTGGCTGGAACCAGCCTTCGGACCATGTTCCGGTGACGGCCCGCTTCCAGAATCCATAG
- a CDS encoding cyclic nucleotide-binding domain-containing protein, whose amino-acid sequence MSLSDDIELLSALPLFSGLDKDQLRLIAFGAEHRQVAAGQALFREKAPAECAYVVVRGEIELYVIGRDGKPHLEARVGPGIMLSELALITMVERKYTAVAVEDVDVIRITRTLFHRLLEEYPQMARQVEGRIKQSLAALIDGAEALAPKFS is encoded by the coding sequence ATGTCACTCAGCGACGATATCGAGCTTTTGTCGGCTCTGCCTCTCTTTTCCGGTCTGGACAAGGATCAGTTGCGGCTGATCGCCTTCGGTGCCGAGCACAGGCAGGTCGCAGCGGGTCAGGCTCTCTTCCGGGAAAAGGCGCCGGCAGAATGCGCCTATGTCGTCGTTCGCGGCGAGATCGAACTTTATGTCATCGGCCGTGATGGAAAGCCGCATCTGGAAGCTCGGGTCGGTCCCGGGATCATGTTGTCCGAGCTTGCCCTGATCACCATGGTGGAGCGCAAATACACTGCCGTTGCGGTCGAGGATGTCGACGTCATCAGGATCACCCGCACGCTCTTCCACCGACTGCTCGAGGAGTATCCGCAGATGGCGCGCCAGGTCGAGGGGCGTATCAAGCAGTCGCTTGCGGCTCTGATCGACGGGGCGGAAGCGCTCGCGCCGAAATTCTCCTGA
- a CDS encoding outer membrane lipoprotein carrier protein LolA, producing MKEIKERGARLPMLASRRQFVLGTAAMMACAALPFPAFAQAGAAQQIADHFSSVSTMMGEFVQFGPRGEQTGGKFFIERPGKLRFNYEQPSPMRVISDGKNVVIGNTKLKTWDLYPLNKTPLSLLLANRIDLGNQMVRDVKQEADLTTIVLGDRTIFGDSTITLMFDPKSYELRQWTITDVQKKDTSVMIFNVQNGVQFDPSVFEIPYAEVHGQKRGG from the coding sequence ATGAAAGAAATCAAGGAACGCGGCGCCCGCCTCCCGATGTTGGCCAGCCGTCGCCAGTTCGTGCTGGGTACGGCTGCGATGATGGCTTGCGCCGCTCTGCCGTTCCCCGCCTTCGCACAGGCGGGCGCGGCCCAGCAGATCGCCGACCATTTCTCGAGCGTGAGCACCATGATGGGCGAATTCGTCCAGTTCGGTCCGCGGGGCGAGCAGACAGGCGGCAAGTTCTTCATCGAACGTCCGGGCAAGCTGCGCTTCAACTATGAACAGCCATCGCCGATGCGCGTGATTTCCGATGGCAAAAATGTCGTTATCGGCAATACCAAGCTGAAGACCTGGGATCTCTACCCGCTCAACAAGACGCCGCTCAGCCTGCTTCTCGCCAACCGGATCGATCTCGGCAACCAGATGGTCCGCGACGTCAAGCAGGAAGCGGACCTGACAACGATCGTGCTCGGCGACCGGACGATCTTCGGCGATTCGACGATCACCCTGATGTTCGATCCGAAGTCCTACGAACTGCGCCAGTGGACGATCACCGATGTGCAGAAGAAGGATACGTCGGTGATGATCTTCAATGTGCAGAACGGCGTGCAGTTCGACCCGAGCGTGTTTGAAATTCCCTATGCCGAAGTCCACGGCCAGAAGCGCGGCGGCTAA
- a CDS encoding nuclear transport factor 2 family protein, with protein MIKQSAVLAVTLSLFSPLAHPAPVFAQEAVVAAADKEALFTSPDPKLHANKQVVYHIMRDLLEAGHWDQADRFLTERYIQHNPNVASGRETVVAFFTEVLKVEKKPIPEKLSTPVAFVTAEGDLVTVGIVREEKDPKDPSKTYTTTWYDTWRIVDGKADEHWDSAVKQ; from the coding sequence ATGATCAAGCAATCGGCCGTTCTTGCCGTTACCCTCAGCCTGTTTTCACCGCTGGCTCATCCCGCACCGGTTTTCGCTCAGGAGGCTGTGGTTGCCGCGGCCGACAAGGAGGCTCTGTTCACGAGCCCCGATCCAAAGCTGCATGCCAACAAGCAGGTCGTCTATCACATCATGCGCGACCTTCTGGAGGCCGGGCACTGGGACCAGGCCGACCGCTTTTTGACGGAGCGTTACATCCAGCACAATCCGAACGTCGCGTCGGGCCGGGAGACCGTCGTTGCGTTTTTTACAGAGGTCCTGAAAGTCGAGAAGAAACCGATCCCCGAGAAGCTGTCGACCCCCGTGGCTTTCGTCACAGCCGAGGGCGATCTGGTGACCGTCGGCATCGTCCGTGAGGAGAAGGATCCCAAGGATCCGTCGAAGACCTACACCACTACCTGGTACGACACCTGGCGGATCGTCGACGGCAAGGCCGACGAGCACTGGGATTCGGCCGTCAAACAGTGA